A stretch of Fusarium poae strain DAOMC 252244 chromosome 2, whole genome shotgun sequence DNA encodes these proteins:
- a CDS encoding hypothetical protein (BUSCO:56735at5125): MKLVPVPPSTLSPYSVGGAQSFPIKHSTVDEIHIFLTANPPYALEENIKQRNMPPRHQTLPAAQTAAAREAQKSFYCQLCSKGYSRMNDYEAHLGSYDHSHKQRLKDMKAMVRDPNAGSRARKAEAKADGLISIKLPGQEAAVSTGGGGGGFKKGGFKKSGFKSAFTKVESSGSGSTPSITENLKPTNAFEPAPINPGLQKNLSSESDTEDEGYEVYNPRFPTN; this comes from the exons ATGAAGTTAGTGCCCGTACCCCCTAGTACCTTATCTCCATACTCAGTAGGCGGTGCTCAATCTTTCCCGATCAAACATTCAACAGTCGATGAGATCCACATCTTCCTTACGGCAAATCCACCATACGCGCTTGAAGAGAACATCAAGCAAAGAAACATGCCTCCT CGACACCAAACACTCCCTGCAGCGCAGACTGCGGCTGCGCGGGAAGCGCAAAAGTCTTTCTACTGCCAGCTGTGCTCTAAAGGCTATTCGAGGATGAATGACTATGAAGCTCATCTCGGCAGTTATGACCATAGTCACAAACAGCGCCTCAAGGATATGAAAGCCATGGTTCGTGACCCTAATGCTGGCTCACGTGCGCGTAAGGCAGAGGCCAAAGCGGATGGTCTCATTAGCATCAAGCTCCCCGGCCAGGAAGCTGCTGTGAGTACAGGAGGTGGAGGCGGAGGGTTCAAGAAAGGTGGTTTCAAGAAGAGTGGCTTCAAGAGTGCTTTCACCAAAGTCGAAAGCAGCGGATCAGGATCAACGCCATCAATCACTGAAAATCTCAAGCCGACCAACGCGTTTGAGCCTGCTCCTATCAACCCTGGTCTCCAGAAAAACCTCTCGTCAGAGAGCGACACCGAAGATGAGGGCTACGAGGTTTACAATCCGCGATTTCCTACCAACTAG
- a CDS encoding hypothetical protein (TransMembrane:5 (i105-129o149-169i210-231o260-279i314-337o)~BUSCO:36713at5125): MDFDQSPDRRASQASFLSLQQLDPSPIDSPPADPAIDRRDLGPSPRGSDDGYEMVTAEEMENSISSVRAPSTGAPGLSASTNLNRSGTGPGPIFYLMRIQKFSSYAMGIFTSLHLANVSLIPAITRSVPGSETYLLMTREIYQTSLTEPILVALPIIAHIGSGIALRLLRRSQNMQRYGAATPGMYALHRSRTELEKDQKSARAASPWPSLSYISISGYTFTLFFTAHVFVNRILPLQVEGDSSNIGLAYVAHAFARHPITSWFSYVGLLAAGCGHMVWGQAKWFGLSPTTKYIWGTSSVPAEKKAMKQRRRKWVALHGASVAFAALWAVGGLGVVARGGLMDGWVGKVYDDLFSAIGL; this comes from the exons ATGGATTTTGACCAATCTCCTGATCGTCGAGCCTCACAGGCAAGCTTCTTATCTCTGCAACAGCTTGACCCTTCCCCGATAGATTCTCCGCCAGCAGATCCCGCTATTGACCGCCGTGATCTTGGACCATCACCTCGAGGAAGCGATGATGGGTACGAGATGGTGACCGCCGAAGAAATGGAGAACAGCATTTCATCTGTCAGGGCCCCTTCGACCGGTGCTCCAGGTTTGAGTGCAAGCACGAACCTCAACCGGTCTGGAACTGGTCCTGGCCCTATTTTCTATC TTATGCGGATTCAGAAGTTCTCAAGTTACGCAATGGGCATATTCACATCCCTTCATCTTGCCAACGTTTCCCTCATCCCCGCTATCACTCGCTCGGTTCCCGGTTCCGAAACCTACCTCCTTATGACTCGTGAAATTTACCAAACCTCACTCACCGAACCCATACTGGTTGCTCTGCCTATTATCGCCCATATCGGATCAGGTATTGCCCTTCGACTGCTGAGGAGGTCGCAGAACATGCAGCGTTATGGCGCAGCAACCCCAGGAATGTACGCTCTTCATCGCTCAAGGACAGAACTTGAAAAGGATCAAAAGAGTGCCAGGGCCGCTTCACCGTGGCCATCGTTGAGCTACATCTCGATCTCCGGATACACCTTTACCCTCTTCTTCACCGCCCATGTCTTTGTCAATCGTATCTTACCTCTACAAGTTGAGGGTGATAGCTCCAACATTGGCCTCGCCTACGTCGCACATGCTTTCGCTCGACATCCCATCACGTCTTGGTTCTCTTATGTCGGTCTTCTTGCCGCTGGCTGTGGTCATATGGTTTGGGGTCAGGCTAAGTGGTTCGGCCTGTCTCCTACTACCAAGTATATCTGGGGAACAAGCAGCGTTCCcgccgagaagaaggctatgAAGCAACGAAGGCGGAAATGGGTTGCTCTTCACGGCGCTTCCGTTGCGTTCGCTGCACTTTGGGCGGTCGGAGGACTGGGTGTTGTCGCAAGAGGCGGACTTATGGACGGCTGGGTTGGCAAAGTCTATGATGATCTCTTCTCGGCGATCGGGTTGTAA
- a CDS encoding hypothetical protein (BUSCO:19301at5125), whose product MSKRKGTYGEESSDPHTHDVVQPRPLKRSCIPNAACNPLSQDILTRISSEILLRILSFLPSSELLNISPTSRRLYRLASDAHLWREHYYERFVLPRALRIPGFRIGGAGGTRLQYSARRAVWADGRKGRAPDDAFLKEGSKNESIDWKRQYKLRHNWARGKCAVEEVSVRDASEEGDGQKRTLIKVVDGIAITADSESGLRAWDLRTRRPTAQLDFREGDEHDDNAPTSLAVDENSSVTEVDIAVGFADGGFGLWRLNLEQQELTRRYRHEKSRNGEIIAVACGHPYVLTATAAGLISLYTFNRPAPEPTDDFTNNASEISEPLSHGTAELQLKPRNIGTILPPPYLLTSLKSHTTHLPLALSIRRMSASVSASIAYTFPVRDGWCIGVQDLLITPSPDASGVDRLTSRLASTLPIAASGGVDTARAHGSHSELMTLCYSHPYLLATLPDNTLVLYLCTSTTKSFSLSSGIRLWGHTSGISDAEITPRGKAVSISTRGDEIRVWELEGRVGGSSIEVRPTTRQPADGTGSPTTVPRAEWEDRRNWVGFDDEMVIVLKETRDGRESLMVYDFT is encoded by the coding sequence ATGTCAAAGCGCAAGGGTACATACGGCGAGGAGAGCTCTGACCCTCACACCCATGATGTAGTTCAACCTCGGCCATTAAAGCGTTCATGCATCCCCAATGCAGCTTGCAACCCGCTATCCCAGGATATACTTACCAGAATATCTTCTGAAATACTTTTACGAATCCTTTCATTCCTTCCATCATCCGAGCTTCTCAACATCTCCCCCACTTCCCGCCGCCTTTACCGCCTTGCCTCAGATGCTCACCTGTGGCGCGAACATTACTACGAGCGGTTTGTCCTCCCACGCGCGTTGCGTATACCTGGATTTCGCATCGGTGGAGCTGGCGGTACCCGACTTCAATACTCGGCGCGACGGGCTGTGTGGGCAGACGGAAGAAAAGGCAGAGCGCCGGATGATGCCTTCTTGAAAGAAGGCAGCAAGAACGAGAGCATTGATTGGAAGAGACAATACAAGTTGCGCCATAACTGGGCCAGAGGTAAATGTGCAGTGGAGGAAGTCAGCGTGCGGGATGCGTCAGAAGAGGGTGATGGGCAAAAGAGAACGCTGATCAAGGTCGTTGATGGCATAGCGATAACGGCCGACTCGGAATCTGGATTGCGTGCATGGGACCTCCGGACGCGACGGCCGACCGCGCAACTCGATTTTCGCGAGGGCGACGAACATGATGATAATGCACCGACATCACTGGCAGTGGACGAAAACAGCTCTGTGACAGAGGTGGATATCGCAGTGGGATTCGCTGATGGCGGCTTCGGACTGTGGCGATTGAACTTGGAACAACAAGAATTGACGCGGAGATACCGGCACGAGAAAAGCCGCAACGGGGAAATTATCGCGGTTGCTTGCGGCCATCCTTATGTATTGACTGCAACGGCGGCTGGTCTGATCTCACTCTACACATTTAATCGACCGGCCCCTGAGCCGACAGACGACTTTACGAACAATGCCAGTGAGATTAGCGAACCGCTCTCGCACGGGACAGCGGAGCTACAGCTGAAGCCTCGAAACATTGGCACGATCCTGCCGCCGCCCTATCTTCTTACGTCTCTCAAGTCGCACACCACACACCTTCCTCTCGCTTTATCGATTCGACGTATGTCGGCCTCCGTAAGCGCCTCTATCGCGTACACCTTCCCTGTCCGCGACGGCTGGTGTATCGGCGTCCAAGACCTACTCATAACGCCGTCTCCGGATGCCTCCGGCGTTGACAGATTGACATCCCGCCTTGCTTCGACACTCCCCATTGCAGCCTCAGGCGGTGTCGATACTGCCCGAGCTCATGGGTCACATTCAGAGCTTATGACCCTCTGTTACAGCCACCCATACCTCCTCGCCACACTACCAGACAACACGCTCGTTTTATACCTCTGCacgtcaaccaccaaatctTTCTCGCTGTCTTCTGGCATCCGCCTCTGGGGCCACACGTCAGGCATCTCGGACGCTGAAATTACACCGCGGGGTAAGGCTGTTAGTATAAGCACACGGGGCGACGAGATCCGCGTATGGGAGCTAGAGGGCCGCGTCGGAGGCAGCAGCATCGAGGTGCGACCTACGACCAGGCAACCGGCTGATGGCACAGGCAGTCCTACAACAGTACCGCGGGCCGAGTGGGAGGACCGCAGAAATTGGGTCGGCTTTGACGATGAGATGGTCATCGTTCTCAAAGAGACACGAGACGGTCGCGAGAGCTTGATGGTTTACGACTTTACATGA